DNA sequence from the Malus sylvestris chromosome 10, drMalSylv7.2, whole genome shotgun sequence genome:
tatTGGCATCATTCACCCTGGCTCATACAAGATtaaaagctccgatggcaagacccttggccatccatggaacgctgatcacttgaagtactattacaattaaactcacattgtacaagtgttaagcttcagccgttcggcatcctatgtaacgaagaccattggcatgaattcaataaagaggtgatttagacaactcgatcctaattcccttacattcctagcaatgaaacactcgggttcaaagcttcaacatgaatgctccCAACATGAAATAAAAgtttaagtatatgtcaacaaaactatacaaataaacgaatagctccacagtatattcgttcaatcttACCCAAGTTATGGCTTACATCCAAACGAAAGATTTGCTCAAACATAACCAagcattcatcaatgatagtgCAAATACTTGGCAATTAACATCAAACTATATGGCGCAAAGTCATAAAAATCCATAAATAAAAAGCTCTCAAGCTTACAACATGGCACCTGccatacaaacaacaaactagtataTCCAGAGTACATgacacatgccacacaaacaacaaactcgtACATCCATAGTACATGCAGAAAAAGAGGGCACTATGAGTCATCCTCATCCAAGGCCGAACCCTTGACAATATCACTCTGCGTTTCAACCCCATCGTCATCACCACATTCCTCAGCATTTCCAGGATCATCCCCACTCTCCTGAGACTGCTCACCGATACTAGCCTCATTATCAGAGTCATCATCACTACTAGGATCAACTGCGAGGACAAAGGCTTCACCTTTTTATCGGTACTCATCCATCTCATCACGGTACTTTCGGATAATGCTTCCATTGTCATAATGTTCAAGaacggccatccatttccttttctcaaaATTAGCCGCCCGGATGCAGTGAGGTCTAAAAGCATCGTGAAAGGCTTGGGAACCTAAGAACTTCTGCACGGCAGCGTCCCTCTTAGTTGGGATACTCCTCTTCAGCCCAGAACCTCAACCAAGGCACTATCCAACTCCCCTTTAACCTTGAAAACATCAAGGATGGTTGTCTTTAACTGTTTCTTAGTCGCTTCCAATTGTTTCTTGAGCCTCACGTTCTCACCATTTCGCTTCTTCAAACTCTCAAAGTTTTTATCCTTAGGGCGGATGGCATCAGCCAAAGCTTTACTCATTTTTCTAGCGTCATTCACAAGCTGtttattctctttaaactttgccTTGTACCGCTTGACCTCTTGTAATCTGTCTTCGTACTCGGTCATAACctacatgacaagatgattGTCACTACcaggaaaaaaaagggagaaagtAAAGAAATGACATAGTAACATTTACATAAGAAGATAGCCTTATCATCCGGTCACGATCTGATTCGTTCTCATCTAGCGGCTCGCCAAGCTTATCAACAGTGGATCGACGTCCCGCCAGACAATTATTGACATACCTAAAATTACTTGGTTGCATGACAACCTTCAAGTCCTTCCAATGGATGCTGCCAACCTCTTCCTTGTACTTCCTCTTACGGCTGGAGCTAGGGTCACCTTCTTGGTCAGTAGACTCCATGTTTGGAGGAAAGATAGGGTTGATGGTAGGAAGATGAGGTAACGATCGTCTCTCCTCCCCTGCAACTATGGCAGCAACACACCCGATGGCCTCAACTTCAGCCTTCTTTGAGGCAACAATCTTGAAGACCTCCTCTTGCGACTTAGGTTTAAGGGCTGGCCTCACCCGGTGCTTACGAGCTCCCTTATGAAACAAAATGTCGTCTATGGGAACTAACATGGGTGTTTTCCCTTTCTTGGCGCTAGTCTCCCCTTTCTTGCCCACTTTCTCCactaaacaagaaaaatcaaagtaaggaatgcaactttgtaaaagaaagagGGGGCGAAATGAAAGATATAACTTACTTGCTCGTCTCTGGCACTCCGACATTAGGGGCTGGAAACCGTACTTTTGAAATAAGGGTCGTAACTTACCCAaatgtctatcctctttggACACCCTCAACACTTTCTCTACGTCAGCTAGCTCCCGTCCGGACAGCTTGATGGTCCATCGTATCATTGTaagaagaaaaatgttagaagcaagagaaaatTACAACTAATAGCAAATAATGCAAGCaatggatacattacaacctacagtctggaagtgagtaggaacacgtcactcaggcgtgacacccttagcatactcccaatcattataaagaaagcaccaacggtttttccaagTGCAGTACGCTTTTTTCTTACCAAAgacaatacgctctctctcactccgacatgctCACTCGGTATACCTAGTGCATGCTTTCACCGGCGCATCTTATAACAGTAGCGCCACTGATGAAATGAAGGCTCACCTAACCCatattccatccaaataatataaaatcggATCAAGGTATCCCAAAAACCAAGATAGAGTTGCCCATGCGCATATTCAATGAAAGACAGCATTCGTTGCAACCACGGGTGCAAAGGCAGCTTCACCCCTAAAGTCAATAATATCTGggtatagaacata
Encoded proteins:
- the LOC126584499 gene encoding uncharacterized protein LOC126584499, which produces MIRWTIKLSGRELADVEKVLRVSKEDRHLVEKVGKKGETSAKKGKTPMLVPIDDILFHKGARKHRVRPALKPKSQEEVFKIVASKKAEVEAIGCVAAIVAGEERRSLPHLPTINPIFPPNMESTDQEGDPSSSRKRKYKEEVGSIHWKDLKVVMQPSNFRYVNNCLAGRRSTVDKLGEPLDENESDRDRMIRLSSYVMTEYEDRLQEVKRYKAKFKENKQLVNDARKMSKALADAIRPKDKNFESLKKRNGENVRLKKQLEATKKQLKTTILDVFKVKGELDSALVEVLG